The proteins below are encoded in one region of Ephemeroptericola cinctiostellae:
- a CDS encoding phage tail protein encodes MNKTAIAEIISTQYLIPGVFNKFDPSSAMRGPREMPRSIALFGPINNPLFNPANFDHAITLTTDAAARGMLGAASIGYQMWKAAKANAIKGLPIRFVAQRDDATAVARVVTITISVGAPASRQNGEQAIYIGGERYSVGILSTDSAAAIAEKFAAKLNTANNLFSVLLVGNVMTLKAKTKGQLANLIDFRTRYYRTDELVSGVTVSMKTTVNGAVNPSISAAIANLAKTRDTEWVIPYTDGANMGILEAELMRRWGQEVQSDVQAIVAMRGTEGAHTTWLKSRNCPLVHSIHTNKDMSSPWELASMAGATIESMAMLDPATPHTGAALVGYKPAATGESLNEDQINNIMLEGGSSVSVHADNTATLMRMVTNYTTHNTGAYDTSMRELNWIKTLSWFRWYRNAEFSIKTQGFKMGEYAEAIPGQKIMTYDVAQDMLLGIYDNAIGIGRMQNPEYYKDTLLIQIDGPQGRLKIRDEPVIMNQLYQTAITSQWVAGHV; translated from the coding sequence ATGAACAAAACTGCCATTGCTGAAATCATCAGCACTCAATACCTGATACCAGGTGTTTTTAATAAATTTGACCCATCAAGTGCGATGCGCGGTCCACGTGAGATGCCACGTTCAATTGCGCTGTTTGGTCCGATTAATAATCCCCTGTTTAACCCCGCCAACTTTGACCACGCCATCACCCTCACCACTGATGCAGCAGCACGCGGCATGCTCGGTGCAGCATCGATTGGCTATCAGATGTGGAAAGCGGCGAAGGCCAATGCCATTAAAGGGCTGCCCATCCGATTCGTCGCGCAGCGCGACGATGCAACGGCCGTGGCGCGAGTCGTGACCATCACCATCTCTGTTGGCGCACCAGCGAGCCGTCAAAATGGTGAGCAAGCGATTTACATCGGCGGCGAACGTTACAGCGTGGGTATCTTGTCAACCGATAGTGCCGCTGCAATTGCTGAAAAATTCGCCGCAAAACTCAATACGGCCAACAACTTATTCAGCGTCCTGCTCGTGGGCAATGTCATGACGTTGAAGGCCAAAACCAAAGGTCAACTGGCCAATTTGATTGATTTTCGCACGCGTTACTATCGCACTGACGAGCTGGTCAGCGGTGTGACCGTCTCGATGAAAACCACAGTCAATGGCGCGGTCAACCCGAGCATCAGTGCAGCCATTGCCAATTTAGCCAAGACCCGCGACACCGAGTGGGTCATCCCCTACACCGATGGGGCAAACATGGGCATCCTCGAGGCAGAATTGATGCGCCGTTGGGGTCAGGAAGTACAGTCCGACGTGCAGGCCATCGTGGCCATGCGCGGCACCGAAGGTGCACATACGACTTGGCTCAAGTCGCGCAACTGCCCACTGGTGCACAGTATCCACACCAATAAAGACATGTCGAGTCCTTGGGAGTTGGCATCGATGGCGGGCGCAACGATTGAATCAATGGCGATGCTTGACCCAGCAACACCGCATACAGGTGCGGCTTTGGTCGGCTACAAACCTGCTGCGACAGGCGAATCTCTCAACGAAGATCAAATCAACAATATTATGCTCGAAGGTGGCTCGTCAGTCAGTGTCCATGCGGACAATACAGCCACCCTCATGCGCATGGTGACCAATTACACAACGCATAACACGGGTGCGTATGACACCTCAATGCGAGAACTGAACTGGATTAAAACATTGTCATGGTTTCGTTGGTATCGCAACGCCGAGTTCTCGATTAAAACCCAAGGCTTCAAAATGGGTGAGTATGCCGAGGCAATACCAGGGCAAAAAATCATGACCTACGATGTCGCGCAGGACATGCTGCTCGGTATTTATGACAATGCGATCGGCATCGGTCGCATGCAAAACCCAGAGTATTACAAGGACACTTTGCTGATCCAAATCGATGGACCGCAAGGTCGTTTGAAAATCCGGGACGAGCCCGTGATCATGAACCAACTCTATCAAACGGCCATTACATCACAGTGGGTCGCTGGGCACGTTTAA